Genomic DNA from Methanocalculus natronophilus:
GTGTTTGACTTAGCCGATAAGTTAATGCTTAGAAAACCTTTAATCCTAAATTTTGAAACCTTTGATTTAATCGAAAGCAATCGTTTTATTGTTTTTTTAAGTGGCGTTATTTATGCACTTGATGGCAATGTAGAAGTGATTCGTGATAAAATAATGGCATTCGCAACCAAAGATGATTTAAAAGATAAATCACTCAGAAAGTTTATTAACAAATACAAGGAGT
This window encodes:
- the sepF gene encoding cell division protein SepF, which produces VFDLADKLMLRKPLILNFETFDLIESNRFIVFLSGVIYALDGNVEVIRDKIMAFATKDDLKDKSLRKFINKYKE